One uncultured Hyphomonas sp. genomic region harbors:
- a CDS encoding MFS transporter — MGPTPRRILLSYSMGSIGTGLYLTVPSILLLYYLTQILGISPALAGLAVFLPRIWDVVTDPVMGWISDRTRSRLGRRRPYLLIGAILTSLTFGFLFSAPVFPSQAMSFVYVLVIYVLSATAYTVYAVPYLSMPAEMSADSSERSRIMSYRMTFAMIGVLTGSALAPTLLEFYGGGRGGFAAMSWTIGAICAGTMLLAFFGTSQSPDVSALAEDEREKGKLSDLRKDPDFLALALAYVAQLAGFGVFMGATPYYVTGVTGQSEGVISEMFLSLMGGTVVSLFAWNIIATRMGKARAYLLAGFIVAVGFTFFWLTALDGGKEVTLAATLIIGIGFGGLQLLPFAMLTDVIHAARLRGRDAAGIYTGAWTAVEKGGLALGPLIVGGVLSFGGYVSASETQGSEAIAAIRAAITLVPATFVLISIPLIFQCRAATSEAALSGV, encoded by the coding sequence ATGGGGCCGACACCACGCAGGATTCTTCTTTCCTACAGTATGGGATCGATCGGGACCGGTCTCTATCTCACTGTTCCAAGCATTCTGCTTCTTTATTACCTGACACAAATTCTGGGCATTTCGCCAGCGCTGGCCGGGCTGGCGGTTTTCCTTCCGAGAATCTGGGACGTTGTGACGGATCCGGTCATGGGTTGGATTTCCGATCGCACCCGGTCTCGGCTTGGCCGGCGGCGCCCATACCTGCTGATCGGCGCGATCCTGACCTCCCTGACATTTGGTTTCCTGTTCAGTGCGCCGGTGTTTCCGAGCCAGGCGATGAGCTTTGTCTATGTCCTGGTGATCTACGTGCTGAGCGCCACGGCTTACACGGTCTATGCCGTTCCGTACCTGTCCATGCCGGCTGAGATGAGTGCCGACAGCTCTGAACGGTCCCGCATCATGAGTTATCGCATGACATTCGCGATGATTGGGGTGCTGACCGGTTCGGCGCTGGCCCCAACGCTCTTGGAGTTTTATGGCGGCGGGCGCGGTGGCTTCGCTGCAATGTCCTGGACCATCGGCGCCATCTGTGCAGGAACCATGCTTCTGGCATTTTTTGGAACGTCGCAGTCTCCGGACGTGTCCGCCCTCGCCGAGGATGAGCGCGAAAAGGGCAAGCTGTCTGATTTGCGCAAGGATCCAGATTTTCTGGCGCTTGCGTTGGCCTATGTGGCTCAACTTGCTGGCTTCGGTGTGTTCATGGGAGCAACGCCCTATTATGTGACTGGTGTCACCGGCCAGAGTGAAGGTGTCATTTCCGAAATGTTTTTGTCGCTCATGGGCGGTACGGTCGTGTCGCTCTTCGCATGGAACATCATCGCCACGAGAATGGGTAAAGCGCGGGCGTACCTGCTAGCCGGTTTCATTGTGGCAGTAGGGTTTACATTCTTCTGGCTCACGGCGCTGGATGGTGGAAAGGAAGTAACGCTTGCCGCGACGCTAATCATCGGCATTGGTTTCGGGGGTTTGCAACTCCTTCCATTCGCCATGCTGACAGATGTGATTCATGCTGCCCGCCTGCGCGGACGGGACGCTGCTGGCATCTATACCGGTGCCTGGACAGCCGTTGAGAAGGGCGGCCTGGCTCTGGGGCCACTAATTGTTGGCGGTGTACTGAGCTTCGGTGGATATGTTTCTGCCTCAGAAACGCAGGGCAGTGAGGCCATCGCTGCCATCCGCGCCGCTATAACACTGGTTCCAGCGACTTTCGTGTTGATCAGCATTCCACTCATATTTCAGTGCCGGGCTGCTACCTCTGAGGCGGCACTTTCTGGAGTTTAG
- a CDS encoding AtpZ/AtpI family protein: MSDDNDRTEEAARRADALDKAGKADPEPSLARRFATIGALGWIIIVPILTGLFIGNWLDDRLNTGITMAAALLMAGAVFGFVLAWRWIQEQ, from the coding sequence ATGAGCGACGACAACGACCGCACGGAGGAAGCCGCCCGCCGCGCCGACGCGCTGGACAAGGCGGGCAAGGCCGACCCGGAGCCGTCGCTCGCCCGCCGGTTCGCGACCATAGGCGCACTTGGCTGGATCATAATCGTGCCTATCCTGACTGGGCTGTTTATCGGGAACTGGCTGGACGACAGGCTGAATACGGGCATCACGATGGCCGCAGCCCTGCTGATGGCCGGAGCGGTATTCGGCTTTGTTCTGGCCTGGCGATGGATACAGGAGCAATGA
- a CDS encoding F0F1 ATP synthase subunit gamma, producing the protein MSQRPEEIQHRLQSLDEIGDVVGALRAIAAGHASSADTAVRAIDAYAGTVTHALATSLAASAPQMETEGPGLLLVVGAAQGFCGAYPEHIAVAAQSTLKPGMGLIVIGARTEDMLKAAGHKPLWSADLPGHPAAIPALASQTTDVLVEQSVHYPGVIHALTGSLHAGHSPTLSRLFPPAPPEEGTSQIPPITTLPAAELLTGLLQEALFASVARVMMQGAETEARARVEAMARAHNNLRKRRTEVEQAYQQARQEQMTTEMIELSAYKR; encoded by the coding sequence ATGAGCCAGCGCCCAGAAGAAATCCAACACCGGCTACAAAGCCTCGACGAGATAGGTGATGTTGTCGGCGCGCTGCGCGCTATCGCGGCCGGTCACGCTAGTTCCGCGGATACCGCCGTCAGGGCGATCGATGCTTATGCCGGGACCGTGACACATGCGCTGGCGACTTCGCTCGCGGCGTCAGCCCCGCAGATGGAGACGGAAGGACCAGGCCTGCTGCTTGTGGTCGGTGCAGCGCAGGGCTTTTGCGGTGCCTATCCGGAACACATTGCCGTGGCTGCGCAATCCACGCTTAAGCCTGGCATGGGGCTGATCGTGATCGGCGCCCGGACTGAAGACATGCTGAAAGCCGCCGGCCACAAGCCCCTCTGGTCGGCTGACCTGCCGGGGCATCCTGCGGCCATTCCGGCACTGGCCAGCCAGACGACAGATGTGCTGGTTGAACAGTCGGTACATTATCCCGGTGTGATCCACGCCCTGACCGGATCGTTACATGCTGGACACAGCCCGACCCTATCCCGCCTGTTCCCGCCAGCCCCACCGGAGGAGGGCACGTCGCAGATCCCGCCTATCACGACCCTGCCCGCGGCCGAGCTACTGACTGGCCTTCTTCAGGAAGCACTGTTTGCCAGCGTCGCCCGGGTCATGATGCAGGGAGCCGAAACGGAAGCCCGCGCAAGAGTTGAAGCCATGGCCCGGGCGCATAACAATCTTCGCAAGCGCCGGACGGAAGTAGAGCAGGCTTACCAGCAGGCCCGACAGGAGCAAATGACAACGGAAATGATAGAGTTATCAGCCTACAAACGCTGA
- a CDS encoding F0F1 ATP synthase subunit A, which produces MGSSPFNVETAFSIGPLGITGPVVVTWVIMAVLAVGSFLITRQLSLKPGRAQAVLELIVTTLDSEIRATVPGDPARFRPLIGTLLIFILAANWSSLVPGVEPPTAHLETDAALAVIVFAASILWGIRSLGVGGWLVSFVRPSWFMLPLNLIGQITRHFSLMIRLFGNVMSGAFIISIVLSLAGLLVPIPLMALEMLTGAVQAYIFATLALVFVGSAINEAGPRPEAQKKEKTHD; this is translated from the coding sequence ATGGGCAGCTCTCCGTTCAATGTCGAGACCGCGTTCTCGATCGGTCCTCTCGGTATTACGGGGCCGGTCGTGGTGACATGGGTCATCATGGCTGTGCTTGCGGTGGGATCGTTCCTGATCACCCGGCAGCTGAGCCTCAAGCCTGGCAGGGCACAGGCCGTCCTTGAACTGATCGTTACCACGCTCGACAGCGAGATCCGCGCAACCGTGCCGGGCGACCCCGCCCGGTTCCGTCCGCTGATCGGCACATTGCTGATATTTATCCTCGCGGCCAACTGGTCGTCTCTCGTCCCAGGCGTCGAACCGCCGACAGCGCATCTTGAGACGGATGCCGCGCTGGCCGTCATCGTGTTCGCCGCGTCGATCCTTTGGGGTATCCGGTCCCTCGGCGTGGGCGGCTGGCTGGTGTCGTTTGTTCGGCCCAGCTGGTTCATGCTGCCGTTGAACCTGATCGGCCAGATCACGCGTCATTTCTCGCTGATGATCCGCCTGTTCGGTAATGTGATGAGCGGCGCGTTCATCATCAGTATTGTCCTGTCGCTGGCAGGGCTACTGGTGCCGATCCCGTTGATGGCACTGGAGATGCTCACAGGCGCAGTACAGGCCTACATCTTCGCAACCCTGGCGCTCGTCTTCGTCGGTTCGGCGATCAATGAAGCGGGCCCGCGCCCGGAAGCACAAAAAAAGGAAAAGACACATGACTGA
- the atpD gene encoding F0F1 ATP synthase subunit beta: protein MARVTSVRGPVIDFVCDGALPAINDAVIVDPDRSAVMCEVQAHLDTRHFRAIALQPTQGLSRLMEARMTGAPITVPVGDAVLGRLLNVVGDIGDGGTPLPEDTPRRSIHQASPPLSKQRTEVRLFSTGIKVLDLLAPLAQGGKAALFGGAGVGKTVLVTELIHAMVKDYDGVSVFAGVGERSREGHEMLHDMTNYGVLDRTILVYGQMNEPPGARWRVPLTAMTIAEHVRDTDQRNVLLMMDNVFRFVQAGAEVSGLLGRMPSRVGYQPTLATEVAYLQERISSSSRAAVTAIEAVYVPADDFTDPAIAAISTHMDSMVMLSRDLAAEGIYPAIDPLRTTSTLLDPMIVGEDHVRTATEVRKLIEHYNEMRDVIALLGVEELSSDEQLLVGRARKLQRFLTQPFFVAAAFTGMEGRSVSTEDTIKGCRAILCGACDDWDERSLYMIGSLEEARAHEEARRKTVP from the coding sequence ATGGCAAGGGTCACATCTGTTCGAGGACCAGTGATAGACTTTGTCTGTGACGGAGCGCTGCCGGCCATCAACGATGCCGTAATCGTAGACCCGGACCGATCTGCAGTCATGTGCGAGGTTCAGGCGCATCTCGACACCCGGCATTTTCGCGCCATCGCGCTGCAGCCAACCCAGGGCCTGTCGCGGCTGATGGAGGCGCGGATGACGGGCGCGCCCATTACCGTACCGGTGGGCGATGCGGTGCTTGGCCGCCTCCTGAACGTCGTGGGCGACATTGGCGATGGCGGCACGCCGCTGCCGGAGGATACACCGCGCCGGTCCATTCACCAGGCGTCGCCGCCGCTTTCCAAACAACGTACCGAAGTCCGGCTGTTCTCCACCGGCATCAAAGTACTGGACCTGCTGGCCCCGCTGGCGCAGGGCGGCAAGGCGGCCCTGTTCGGCGGCGCGGGCGTTGGCAAGACGGTGCTGGTCACCGAACTGATCCACGCAATGGTGAAAGACTATGACGGCGTGTCGGTTTTTGCCGGGGTCGGCGAACGCTCTCGCGAGGGGCATGAGATGCTCCACGACATGACGAATTACGGCGTGCTGGACCGGACAATTCTCGTCTATGGTCAGATGAACGAGCCGCCGGGGGCGCGCTGGCGCGTGCCGCTGACGGCGATGACGATTGCCGAACATGTGCGCGATACGGACCAGCGCAATGTCCTCCTGATGATGGACAATGTGTTCCGCTTCGTTCAGGCGGGCGCCGAAGTTTCCGGCCTGCTCGGGCGGATGCCCTCCCGCGTGGGATACCAGCCGACGCTGGCGACGGAAGTCGCCTATCTGCAGGAGCGCATTTCTTCGTCTAGCCGCGCCGCCGTGACCGCCATCGAAGCGGTCTATGTGCCCGCGGATGACTTCACTGACCCGGCCATTGCCGCGATCAGCACGCATATGGACAGCATGGTCATGCTATCGCGGGACCTGGCCGCGGAGGGCATCTATCCGGCGATTGATCCGCTCCGCACCACTTCCACGCTGCTGGACCCGATGATCGTGGGGGAAGATCATGTGCGGACGGCGACGGAAGTCCGCAAGCTGATCGAACACTACAACGAGATGCGGGATGTGATCGCTCTGCTGGGTGTGGAGGAGCTGAGCAGCGACGAACAGCTGCTGGTCGGCCGGGCGCGCAAGCTGCAGCGGTTCCTGACACAACCGTTCTTCGTGGCGGCCGCCTTCACCGGCATGGAGGGGCGCAGCGTCTCGACAGAGGATACGATCAAGGGCTGCCGCGCGATCCTCTGCGGCGCGTGTGACGACTGGGATGAAAGATCTCTCTACATGATCGGATCGCTGGAAGAGGCCCGCGCGCATGAAGAAGCACGGCGGAAGACGGTGCCATGA
- a CDS encoding F0F1 ATP synthase subunit alpha, translating to MTDQTDPALDPLKARIASVQLGAEAEERGKVIAIADGLAMVDGLPGAELNEIVTFATGARGFVLTLEEDHLNVACLDPADDVAAGMRVTRTGLLASVPVGEDLFGRVLDPLGRPLDNEPAPDSAERLPVERPAPSIIDRDFVSEPVETGLLVVDALFAIGRGQRELIIGERQTGKTSIAVDTIINQAGSDIISIYVAIGQRSSAVRHVIDAVREHGRMDQTIFIVAEASAEPGLQWLAPFSATSIAEWFRDRGRHVLIVYDDLTKHAATHRELALLSRQPPGREAYPGDIFYLHARLLERAAKLSKARGGGSLTALPIAEIEAGNLSAYIPTNLISISDGQIVMSQSLFAANQRPAIDIGLSVSRVGGKAQRATMKSVSGRLRLDYAQYLEMKMFSRFGGFGDEAMAARMKRGERIAALLAQPRLSPLDLLTQIALLSALNDGMLDDVDLAEISHLKTKLPSMLANDSRLSDLDLRAPKLDHEKRSAILEVVQSALKQA from the coding sequence ATGACGGACCAGACTGATCCCGCCCTCGACCCGCTGAAGGCGCGCATCGCAAGCGTTCAGCTGGGCGCCGAGGCTGAGGAACGCGGCAAGGTCATCGCCATTGCCGACGGGCTGGCCATGGTCGACGGCCTGCCCGGCGCGGAGTTGAACGAGATCGTGACCTTTGCGACGGGCGCTCGCGGTTTTGTCCTGACGCTGGAAGAAGATCATCTGAATGTCGCTTGCCTAGATCCTGCAGACGACGTCGCTGCTGGCATGCGTGTGACGCGGACGGGGCTGCTCGCGTCTGTACCAGTCGGTGAGGACCTGTTCGGTCGGGTGCTGGATCCGCTGGGCCGGCCGCTGGACAATGAGCCGGCGCCGGACAGCGCAGAGCGGCTGCCCGTCGAGCGGCCTGCGCCATCGATCATCGACCGGGATTTTGTGAGCGAGCCTGTTGAAACAGGTCTTTTAGTCGTGGACGCGCTGTTCGCGATCGGCCGAGGGCAACGTGAACTCATCATCGGGGAACGACAGACCGGCAAGACGTCCATCGCCGTCGACACGATCATCAACCAGGCGGGCAGCGACATCATTTCCATCTATGTTGCCATCGGCCAACGGTCATCCGCGGTGCGGCATGTGATCGACGCGGTGCGCGAACATGGGCGCATGGACCAGACGATCTTCATTGTCGCGGAGGCGTCCGCCGAACCGGGCCTCCAATGGCTTGCGCCGTTCTCCGCCACATCGATTGCCGAATGGTTCCGCGACCGGGGACGGCATGTGCTGATCGTCTATGACGATCTGACCAAGCATGCCGCCACACACCGGGAACTCGCCCTACTGTCCCGGCAGCCACCCGGGCGGGAAGCCTATCCGGGAGACATCTTCTATCTTCATGCCCGCCTGTTGGAGCGCGCGGCGAAACTGTCGAAAGCGCGCGGCGGCGGATCGCTGACCGCCCTGCCGATTGCCGAGATCGAGGCCGGCAATCTGTCGGCCTATATTCCGACCAACCTGATCTCCATTTCGGACGGCCAGATTGTCATGTCGCAATCATTGTTCGCCGCAAATCAGAGGCCCGCCATCGATATCGGCCTGTCTGTCAGCCGGGTTGGCGGGAAGGCGCAACGGGCTACGATGAAATCCGTCTCCGGACGATTGCGGCTTGACTATGCCCAATATCTCGAAATGAAAATGTTCTCGCGGTTCGGCGGCTTCGGCGACGAGGCCATGGCCGCGCGTATGAAGCGAGGCGAGCGCATCGCCGCACTGCTGGCCCAGCCCCGCCTTTCGCCGCTGGACCTGCTCACACAGATCGCGCTTCTCAGCGCCCTGAATGACGGCATGCTGGACGATGTTGATCTGGCAGAGATCTCCCATCTGAAAACAAAACTGCCATCCATGCTCGCAAACGACTCAAGATTATCCGACCTGGACCTGAGAGCCCCCAAACTGGACCACGAGAAGAGATCCGCAATTCTGGAGGTGGTGCAGTCTGCACTGAAACAGGCATGA
- a CDS encoding F0F1 ATP synthase subunit epsilon, producing the protein MNAALKLTVTTPLQIILQEEDIVSLRAEDASGDFGIKPGHTDFLTVIDAGVMRWRTAEGPWRYCALRGGIFSVTGGNLVRIACREAIVSDDLATLRPRVAAARKEALDESKRARAQGVKLYAHAVRRLMHELAAGGDTLGLQPDTDK; encoded by the coding sequence ATGAATGCTGCCCTGAAGCTCACCGTGACGACGCCGCTGCAGATCATCCTGCAAGAGGAAGATATCGTCTCGCTGCGCGCCGAGGATGCTAGCGGCGATTTCGGGATCAAGCCGGGTCATACGGATTTCCTGACTGTGATCGATGCCGGCGTCATGCGCTGGCGGACGGCGGAAGGACCTTGGCGCTATTGTGCGCTCAGAGGTGGCATCTTCAGCGTGACTGGCGGCAACTTGGTGCGCATTGCGTGCCGGGAGGCGATTGTCAGCGATGATCTTGCTACGCTTAGGCCGCGGGTCGCTGCAGCGCGGAAGGAGGCTCTGGACGAATCCAAGCGGGCGCGGGCACAGGGCGTGAAGCTCTATGCGCATGCCGTTCGCCGCCTGATGCACGAACTTGCCGCGGGCGGTGACACGCTGGGCTTGCAGCCGGATACCGACAAATGA
- a CDS encoding ATP synthase subunit I, which yields MMPDLGAPILALLAGLAGLGAGWLHFARLEWVANRIVEGRLSAVGVQLGRLVLLGGVLFLFAQGGALVLLAGAAGILLGRFIVLRGMR from the coding sequence ATGATGCCGGATCTGGGCGCCCCGATACTTGCCTTGCTGGCGGGCCTCGCCGGACTGGGCGCTGGCTGGCTGCACTTTGCGAGGCTCGAATGGGTCGCGAACAGGATCGTCGAAGGCCGTTTGTCTGCTGTCGGGGTTCAGCTTGGACGGTTGGTCCTGCTGGGCGGCGTGCTGTTCCTGTTCGCGCAAGGCGGGGCGCTAGTGCTGCTGGCCGGAGCGGCAGGCATCCTGCTGGGCCGGTTTATCGTTCTGAGGGGGATGCGGTGA
- a CDS encoding class I adenylate-forming enzyme family protein, translated as MSLPAPADITLPPAFPRISDFVGHYAALTPDIDAMVLEGQRVTYRQFHQRVEALARALLRAGVKKGDRVATLCTPSPDYFISFLATASIGAIWVGLNPRYRLNELTYVADDSQPVLLLARSKIEGRDYTPELEALAKSTPSIRQTVMLDEQSGSLPEGGIGLETFLTEGAGVSDADLASARFACGGRNPCMIVYTSGSTGRPKGALLHHQGIVEFSLEQNRIWPVIPLRTLNYFPVNHIGCVVDVSSPTLVAGGTIVFLENFSPSKSLQLMEREKITLWASVPSVFQLQYADASFAETDLSAVKLIVWEGAAMPADMLDRLLQHGAPLATNYGMTESCGAMTVVPPTQDRKVLSGTVGWPMPGVQVRLADGDNVIAETSVIGEIQARSAYNMLGYWNRPEATAETLNTEGWLATGDLGQRNPDGTYTIVGRSKEMYKSGGYNVYPREVENVIESHPKVDIAAVIGISDPVWQEVGIAYVLVNDDLTVEALEAHCRDNLANYKIPKRFFLVRELPLLPIGKVDKVALRKQAAEDIAITTAS; from the coding sequence ATGTCCCTTCCCGCCCCCGCAGACATCACACTGCCGCCCGCCTTCCCCCGGATCAGCGACTTTGTCGGTCACTATGCCGCGCTCACCCCGGATATCGATGCAATGGTGCTGGAAGGTCAGCGCGTCACCTACCGGCAGTTCCACCAACGGGTGGAGGCCCTCGCCCGCGCATTACTCCGCGCGGGCGTCAAAAAGGGCGACCGGGTTGCCACGCTTTGTACGCCGAGCCCGGATTATTTCATTTCCTTCCTGGCGACGGCATCCATCGGCGCGATCTGGGTCGGGCTCAACCCGCGCTACCGATTGAATGAACTTACCTACGTGGCCGACGACAGCCAACCAGTGCTGCTGCTCGCGCGGTCAAAAATTGAAGGACGGGATTACACCCCGGAACTGGAAGCTCTAGCGAAAAGCACGCCTTCCATCCGGCAGACGGTCATGCTTGATGAGCAATCCGGCAGCCTTCCCGAAGGTGGAATTGGTCTCGAAACCTTCCTGACCGAGGGCGCAGGCGTTTCAGATGCCGACCTCGCATCGGCGCGCTTCGCTTGCGGCGGGCGGAATCCCTGCATGATCGTCTATACATCCGGTTCAACAGGTCGCCCGAAAGGGGCCTTGCTGCACCATCAGGGCATTGTCGAGTTCAGCCTGGAGCAGAATCGCATTTGGCCAGTCATCCCCTTGCGTACGCTGAACTATTTTCCAGTGAACCATATTGGTTGTGTGGTCGATGTTTCTTCGCCAACCCTGGTTGCTGGCGGGACCATTGTGTTTCTGGAGAACTTCTCACCCAGTAAATCTCTGCAACTCATGGAACGGGAAAAGATTACGCTCTGGGCCTCCGTACCGAGCGTCTTCCAGCTCCAGTACGCAGATGCGAGTTTCGCTGAAACCGATCTTTCCGCGGTCAAACTGATCGTCTGGGAAGGTGCCGCGATGCCGGCGGACATGCTGGATCGCTTGCTGCAGCATGGTGCGCCACTGGCCACCAATTATGGCATGACGGAAAGCTGTGGTGCGATGACAGTCGTACCGCCTACACAAGATCGCAAGGTCCTGTCCGGAACTGTCGGCTGGCCAATGCCGGGCGTTCAGGTCCGCCTCGCTGACGGCGATAATGTGATTGCAGAAACGAGTGTCATCGGAGAAATTCAGGCAAGGTCTGCCTATAATATGCTCGGCTATTGGAACCGGCCGGAAGCGACAGCCGAAACCCTGAACACGGAAGGCTGGCTTGCAACCGGAGACCTCGGCCAACGCAACCCCGATGGCACCTACACCATCGTGGGTCGCTCGAAAGAAATGTACAAATCCGGTGGCTACAATGTTTACCCCCGCGAAGTGGAAAATGTGATCGAAAGCCATCCAAAGGTCGACATTGCCGCGGTGATCGGCATCAGCGATCCGGTCTGGCAGGAAGTTGGGATCGCCTATGTACTGGTGAACGATGACCTCACCGTGGAAGCACTTGAAGCGCACTGCCGCGATAATCTCGCGAACTACAAGATCCCGAAGCGCTTCTTCCTGGTTCGCGAACTACCGCTGCTTCCCATCGGAAAAGTCGACAAGGTTGCTCTACGGAAGCAGGCTGCCGAAGACATTGCGATAACCACAGCATCATGA
- a CDS encoding MaoC/PaaZ C-terminal domain-containing protein gives MSDNQAGLVDFAMFRPGENVGTSEWVTVDQPMISGFGDITLDPDPMHVDPEWAAENSAFGRTIAFGFLTMSLLTHLLHSAMGDSNDRDHADVGYFLNYGFDRMRLVSPIPVDSRVRGHFKTLENYTDEKYRQMVKFECHIEIEGEERPALIGEWLAIWINK, from the coding sequence ATGAGTGATAATCAAGCCGGTCTCGTCGATTTTGCGATGTTCCGCCCTGGAGAAAATGTCGGCACCTCGGAATGGGTGACGGTTGATCAGCCAATGATCTCCGGCTTCGGCGATATCACGCTTGATCCCGATCCAATGCACGTCGATCCGGAATGGGCTGCTGAAAACAGCGCGTTCGGCCGCACAATCGCATTTGGCTTTCTGACCATGTCGCTGCTGACCCATCTGCTGCATTCGGCCATGGGCGACTCGAATGATCGCGATCATGCGGACGTTGGCTATTTTCTGAATTATGGCTTCGACCGGATGCGGCTGGTGTCCCCTATTCCCGTGGACAGCCGGGTGCGCGGGCATTTCAAGACGCTGGAAAACTACACCGATGAAAAATACCGTCAGATGGTGAAGTTCGAATGCCACATCGAGATCGAAGGCGAGGAACGCCCCGCCCTGATCGGTGAATGGCTTGCGATCTGGATCAACAAATAA
- a CDS encoding F0F1 ATP synthase subunit C produces the protein MTDYVPAISIIAATFAVAFGAIGPALAEGRAVAAALEAIARQPESAGAISRTLFVGLAMIETTAIYCLVVSLLLLFANPFAQ, from the coding sequence ATGACTGATTATGTTCCGGCCATCAGCATCATTGCTGCGACCTTTGCCGTGGCGTTCGGCGCCATCGGGCCTGCGCTGGCGGAGGGACGGGCCGTCGCGGCGGCGCTGGAAGCCATCGCCCGCCAGCCGGAATCTGCCGGCGCGATCTCCCGCACGCTGTTCGTCGGCCTCGCCATGATCGAGACGACGGCCATCTACTGCCTCGTCGTTTCCCTGCTGCTGCTGTTCGCCAATCCCTTCGCGCAATGA
- a CDS encoding IS6 family transposase, with translation MSQNPFRYFKTSPEIIQLAVMVYVRFPLSLRNVEDLLHERGIDICHETVRHWVDRFGTFFAHEIRKRRSERMRQSPQWQWHLDEVFVKIRRKTHYLWRAVDHEGEVLESFDTKTRDKASALKFMRKAMKRYGNPQVVVTDKLRSYGAAMREIGNARRRETGRHLNNRAENSHLPFRRRERAMSRFRRMRSLQKFVSVHSSVYNHFNHQRNIESRARFKSLRDAAHFEWRERLVA, from the coding sequence ATGAGCCAAAATCCCTTCCGCTACTTCAAGACGTCACCTGAGATTATCCAGCTTGCGGTGATGGTGTACGTGCGTTTTCCGCTATCGCTCCGCAATGTGGAAGACCTGCTCCATGAACGCGGTATAGATATCTGTCACGAAACGGTCCGCCATTGGGTGGATCGATTTGGCACTTTCTTCGCACACGAGATCCGCAAACGCCGATCGGAACGAATGAGACAATCGCCGCAATGGCAGTGGCATCTGGACGAAGTCTTCGTGAAGATCCGTAGGAAGACACACTACCTATGGCGCGCCGTCGACCATGAAGGAGAAGTCCTGGAGTCCTTCGATACGAAGACGCGCGATAAGGCTTCCGCATTGAAATTCATGCGAAAAGCTATGAAGCGCTACGGCAATCCACAAGTCGTGGTGACTGACAAGCTTCGGTCCTATGGTGCGGCGATGCGCGAAATCGGTAATGCTCGTCGCCGCGAAACCGGCCGTCACCTGAATAATCGCGCAGAGAACTCACACCTACCATTCCGACGAAGAGAGCGAGCGATGTCTCGATTCCGGAGGATGCGAAGTCTACAGAAGTTCGTCTCAGTCCATTCGTCTGTATACAACCACTTCAATCATCAAAGGAATATCGAGAGCAGGGCCAGGTTCAAATCTCTACGTGACGCCGCTCATTTCGAGTGGCGCGAGCGTCTGGTTGCCTGA